Genomic segment of Chloracidobacterium sp. N:
CCCAGTGATTGCCTCAGATGCCACGGTTGGCCCCGACCTGATTGAAGACGGTGTGGATGGCTGGCTGATGATGGCCGGCGATGCTGCGCGGTTACAGGCGTTGATGGAAACGGCGCTGTCTCAGCCGGACAAAACCTTCGATATGGGACGACTGGCGCGCCAGCGCGTCGCGGCGTACACTTGGGACGCCTACGGCATCCGTTGGAAAACATTGCTCGAAACCGCCCGCTGACCGGGCCCTGCTGCCGGTGGACATGCCCTATGGATACGCTTTTCCCGCTCATCGTCCTCATCCAGACGGCGCTGCTGGTTTTTGCCGGCGTGTGGTTCTTCCGAAGGAACGATGAAGTTCCGTTGATGATCGCCGGGCTGACGATGTTTTTCAGCTCATACCGGTATTTTGCTGTGACCCAGGGGTGGGGGGAATGGATAGAGACGGTCTATACCTTTGGCTTACCGCCCATCACCGACGAGGATGCCCTGGAGGTTCTGCCGTTCATCGCCTTTGGGGAATTCGTCCTGATGGCAACCTACTGCGCCCGCATGCGGCGGAAACTGCCGGTGGTGGCGGCGGAAGGTCTCCAGCGGCTGCCGCCACGCACGGTGTCATCCCTGCTTGCCTTGGGCATTGTGTTTTTCTTTCTGAGCGAGTATGCCCGCAGTGCCGCCTTCAATCTGACGAGCAGCAGCTACGTCTTTCTGTTTCCGCTCACCCTGATTGGGGTGGCGACCCTGTTGGTGGCGGCATGGCGCTTTGGGGCGCTGCACACCCCCTTTCAGAAGGGCGTCTGCCTGCTCATTGTGGTGGCAGCAGCCTACAACAACTTTGGTGCTTTCCTGCGGTTTCAGTTTGTAGGTTTGGTCATCGGGATTGCTGTGGCGCTTTCGGTGTTTTACGTCCCACGGAAACGGGCTGTCGCCTTGCTGCTGGGGGCGATCGTCGCCGTGATAGCCTTTAGTCTGGCGGGAGCTGTCCGGCAGGCTGACAACGTCAACGACAAGGCAGCAGCTTTCCAGCATACGGGCACATCTTGGGAGCGGCTGGTCGCGGGGGAAGACGCCAACATGCTGGATGGATTTGCCATCGTCCGTTTCGTCTATCCCGAACTGATGGATTTCACGCTGGGCACGGAGCACCTCGAAGTGCTGACCCGTCCGATTCCACGGGAACTCTGGCCCGACAAGCCGGTGGGCGGATATGTCAACAAGCTTGGTCTGCGCGATGCATCGCAGGGGATACTGGGGATTTCCCAGTCCATCTACGGTTCGTTCTACGGTGAAGGGGGCGTCATCGGGATTGCTGTCTTTGCGGTGCTCTACGGTTTGGGTCTGGCTGCCATAACGGAATGGATGACCACACTGCACCCGTTCTTGTACAGCGTGCTGCGTGGATTGTTTGTGGCGTGGATGATCCCGCTCCTGCGGGGCGGTGACCTGCCGGGCATCTATGCCTGGCTGGGGATGTCTTCCCTGACGGTGTTGATGTTTGCCTGGTCGAACCGCCGGCTGCTGAAACAGGTGAACCAACCGGCCCCCTGGCCCGGGCCACGGCCGATTCCCATCCGGGCCTGAAGCCGGACAGATGAGTGCCATGGCAACGATTCTGGTCACGGGCGGCAATGGCTTCATCGGCTCCCATCTGGTTGACCGCCTGGCCGGGCAGGCCCCGGTCATTGTCTTTGACCGCCGGGAGCGCCGCTATGACCCGCCGCCGCCGGGAGTGCGGAGCGTGGCGGGGAGCCTGTCTGACCGCGACCTCGTGCGCAATGTCCTGACGGAGTTTGGCGTTGAGACGGTGTATCATCTCGCCTGGAGTTCGATTCACGAGACGGCGACCCGCCATCCGGTTGCCGACATCGAATCAAACCTCATGCCCACGGTACAGCTTCTCGACGCCTGTCGGGAAGCCGGTGTACGGCGGGTGGTGTATGTCTCCTCCGGCGGCACGGTGTATGGAATGCCCCGCGCCGGAACCATTACGGAAGACCATCCCACGCAGCCCATCAATGCCTATGGGGTGACGAAGCTGACCGTTGAGAAATACCTTGGGGCCTACCACCACCTTTACGGTCTGGAATATGTCATCTTCCGTCCTTCGGTGCCCTATGGGCCGCGTCAGAATCCACTCGGCCGGCAGGGGGCTGTGGCCGTCTTTCTGTATCGTGCCCTGCGGGGAGAACCGGTTGTCATCTTTGGTGATGGGCAAACCAGCCGCGACTTCTTTTTCGTCTCCGATATGCTGGAGCCGCTGGTGCAGGCCCGGAGCGGTGCGGTGGGGGTCAATGGAGTGTTCAATCTGGGCGGCGGACGCGCCTACAGCCTGAATGAACTCGTGGCCACGATTGAATCGGTCATCGGGCGGTCCGTGACGGTCCGCCACGAGCCAGCGCGCCGCATTGATGCTCCATCCATCTGCCTTGACTGCGAGGCTACCCGACGCACGTTTGGCTGGCACCCTGTAACCTCACTGCAAGCGGGCATCGCGCAGACAGCCGCCTGGATGCAGGCCGCAACGCTGGTGCCTTGAAGGACTGGAGTCCGGCATGCGGGTTTTGTATGTCGTCCCTTATTTGGGCGCCAAGTACGGTGGGATTGCGAAAGTCGTGACCGGGATTGCCCAGGCCGTCGGACGCGCCGGCGCACAGGCGGACATCATCACCACCGATGCCGACGGTGAGCAGCGGCAGGCGGTCGTCCACCACACCTGGATTTCCGAAGACGGTTATCGCGTCATGTACTTCCCCTGCTGGCATCGCCAAGACTTCATCCTCAGTCGGCCGCTCGTCCGGTGGTTTAGGCAGCATGGGCAGGCGTATGATCTCGTCCACACGCATTCCATCTTTGCGCCGCTCATTGCCGCAGTACAGTGGCAGTGCCGGCAGCACGGGTGGCCATACGTCACCACGCCGCACGGCATGCTTGAGCCATGGGCGCTGGCCTACAAGGCGTGGAAAAAGCGCACCTACTATGCCTTGGTGGAGCGTCCGGCGCTGCGCGGCGCCCGGCTCATTCAGGCCACGGCTTCACGGGAAGCCGAGCACATTCAGGCGCTTGGCCTGGAGACACCGATTGAACTCATCCCCAACGGGTTACACCGTGCCGAGTTTGAGACGCTGCCTGCCCGCGAGGTGTTCTATGCGGCTTATCCGGCGCTGCGCGACAAACGGCTTCTGCTGTTTTTTGGGCGCATCGATCCCAAAAAGGGGCTTGATCTGCTGGCGCCGGCCTTTGCCCGGATACACGCCAAATACCCGGACACCCACCTGTTGGTGGTGGGACAGGACAACATCGGCTTTCTCCCACGGGCAAAGGAGTTTTTTGCCGCGGCCGGGTGTCTGGAGTCCGTCACCTTTGCCGGCTGGATGAGCGGGCCGCTACTCTATGCCATGCTGCGCAGCGTTGAACTCCACATCGCGCCTTCCTACTCCGAGGGCTTCAGCATGGGCATTCTGATGTGTCTGGCCGCGGGCGCGCCGACCATCATGACGGATGGCTGCAACTTCCCGGAGGCTGGCGCGGCTGGCGCGGCCTGTATCGTTGAGTGTTCCGTGGAGTCCATTGCGCAGGCGCTCGACCGCTATCTGGGTGATCCGGCCGCCGCCCGGACAATGGGTGC
This window contains:
- a CDS encoding NAD-dependent epimerase/dehydratase family protein: MATILVTGGNGFIGSHLVDRLAGQAPVIVFDRRERRYDPPPPGVRSVAGSLSDRDLVRNVLTEFGVETVYHLAWSSIHETATRHPVADIESNLMPTVQLLDACREAGVRRVVYVSSGGTVYGMPRAGTITEDHPTQPINAYGVTKLTVEKYLGAYHHLYGLEYVIFRPSVPYGPRQNPLGRQGAVAVFLYRALRGEPVVIFGDGQTSRDFFFVSDMLEPLVQARSGAVGVNGVFNLGGGRAYSLNELVATIESVIGRSVTVRHEPARRIDAPSICLDCEATRRTFGWHPVTSLQAGIAQTAAWMQAATLVP
- a CDS encoding glycosyltransferase: MRVLYVVPYLGAKYGGIAKVVTGIAQAVGRAGAQADIITTDADGEQRQAVVHHTWISEDGYRVMYFPCWHRQDFILSRPLVRWFRQHGQAYDLVHTHSIFAPLIAAVQWQCRQHGWPYVTTPHGMLEPWALAYKAWKKRTYYALVERPALRGARLIQATASREAEHIQALGLETPIELIPNGLHRAEFETLPAREVFYAAYPALRDKRLLLFFGRIDPKKGLDLLAPAFARIHAKYPDTHLLVVGQDNIGFLPRAKEFFAAAGCLESVTFAGWMSGPLLYAMLRSVELHIAPSYSEGFSMGILMCLAAGAPTIMTDGCNFPEAGAAGAACIVECSVESIAQALDRYLGDPAAARTMGARGRAFILDHYTWERVAQKLLATYERILAT